The following are encoded together in the Glycine soja cultivar W05 chromosome 5, ASM419377v2, whole genome shotgun sequence genome:
- the LOC114413774 gene encoding serine protease SPPA, chloroplastic-like produces the protein MLGVNANVRFKLEAVHPPLPPPSSSFALTRSQFQCPQQYLTRAPLSFHFHLLLYSSSPPKQDLVDGEEHYPTGDWKKFTANLTIKLHGQISDQLKSRFSPGLSLPQICDNFFKAAYDPRISGIYLHIDVLNCGWAKVEEIRRHILNFRNSENLGIEPEVERIGKYKSVGDQLTRKTMSEDHHEMFTALLDNIYTNWLDKVSSARGKKREDIENFINKGVYQVERLKEEGFISDIIYDDKKILWS, from the exons CATCCACCGCTTCCgccaccatcatcatcatttgcACTTACTCGCTCCCAATTCCAATGCCCTCAACAATATCTCACGCGCGCACCACTCTCCTTCCACTTCCaccttcttctttattcttcaTCTCCCCCCAAACAAGACTTAGTCGATGGCGAAGAGCACTATCCCACTGGAGACTGGAAAAAGTTCACTGCCAACCTCACAATCAAGTTGCACGGCCAG ATATCGGATCAGCTCAAGAGTAGGTTCTCTCCGGGATTATCTCTGCCTCAAATCTGTGATAATTTCTTCAAGGCAGCTTATGATCCTCGAATATCCGGCATCTATCTCCATATTGatgttttaaattgtggttggGCAAAGGTCGAAGAAATTCGAAGGCATATCTTGAATTTCAGAAATTCAG agaatcttggaattgaacCAGAAGTGGAAAGGATTGGCAAATACAAAAGTGTTGGAGATCAGCTTACCCGTAAAACCATGTCTGAAGATCATCATGAGATGTTTACTGCATTGCTTGATAATATCTATACAAATTGGCTGGACAAAGTCTCTTCTGCTAGAG gaaagaaaagagaagatatTGAGAACTTCATAAATAAAGGTGTCTATCAAGTAGAGAGACTTAAAGAAGAGGGTTTCATATCAGACATAATCTATGATGACAAG AAAATACTCTGGAGTTAG